A single genomic interval of Polynucleobacter necessarius harbors:
- a CDS encoding helix-turn-helix domain-containing protein yields MNYKPTDTPTSQCSACVLDQFCLPVGLSSSEVSKIDSLVKERLHLQKDENLYRHGDPLSYVYSVRFGTRKTEFSLQDGRQQVIGFHLPGEILGLDGIGEGHYQSDAIVLEESEVCIIRYAAFEDLARQIPVLQNQFHKIMSRELTQDQRHLLSLGTMRAEERLAAFLLSLSQRLAARGYLNNEFDLRMSRNDIGSYLGIQIETVSRMLSRFAESGLIQIKQRHIKLIDMNGLYELAGIPNTDRHGCVSAEIPIK; encoded by the coding sequence ATGAATTACAAGCCTACCGACACCCCAACCAGCCAATGCTCAGCATGTGTACTGGATCAGTTTTGCCTTCCAGTCGGCCTAAGCAGTAGTGAAGTATCAAAAATCGATAGTCTAGTCAAAGAACGCCTTCACCTACAGAAAGATGAAAATCTCTATCGCCATGGCGACCCCCTCAGCTACGTATACAGCGTTCGCTTTGGCACACGCAAAACAGAATTCAGTCTGCAGGATGGTCGCCAGCAAGTCATCGGCTTTCATCTGCCTGGAGAAATTTTGGGTCTGGATGGAATTGGTGAGGGTCATTATCAATCTGATGCGATTGTGCTAGAAGAGAGTGAAGTCTGCATCATTCGTTATGCAGCTTTTGAAGATTTAGCTCGTCAAATTCCAGTTCTGCAAAATCAGTTTCATAAAATCATGAGTCGTGAGTTGACTCAAGACCAACGTCATCTACTCTCTCTTGGCACCATGCGCGCAGAAGAACGATTGGCGGCATTTTTATTAAGCCTTTCCCAGCGCTTAGCTGCGCGCGGCTATCTCAATAATGAATTTGATTTACGCATGAGTCGCAATGACATTGGTAGCTATCTTGGCATTCAGATTGAAACCGTGAGTCGTATGCTGTCTCGCTTTGCCGAATCCGGCTTAATTCAGATTAAACAGCGTCATATCAAACTGATTGATATGAATGGGCTATATGAGCTAGCGGGCATTCCAAATACGGATCGCCACGGCTGTGTCAGCGCGGAAATCCCAATCAAGTAA
- a CDS encoding FixH family protein codes for MSEQQTTKPWFKQLWPWLLISGPAVSMIGCIITIYLAINMYADKPLRDGVVKQGLKVEQLKDAQAQK; via the coding sequence ATGTCAGAACAGCAAACTACTAAACCTTGGTTTAAACAATTGTGGCCATGGTTGCTCATCAGCGGTCCTGCGGTTTCGATGATTGGTTGCATCATTACTATCTATTTAGCAATTAATATGTATGCCGATAAACCTTTGCGTGATGGCGTTGTGAAGCAGGGTTTGAAAGTAGAGCAGCTTAAAGACGCGCAGGCGCAAAAATGA
- a CDS encoding Bug family tripartite tricarboxylate transporter substrate binding protein has translation MGLTSPLVIADKYPSKPIKAIVPFAPGSATDQIGRACAAKIAESLGQPVVIENRPGANGLIGADLAAKSPADGYTLLFGTNSTNAALKSLVKNLPYNQDTAFTPIGYFGSVPLIVAINNDVPATSLNGFVALAKADPGKMTFAYASTSQRVSSEMLANAAGIKMTGVSYKSRPNAMTDLIGGQVNMFTAAFAVTLPQVRAGKIRGLTVTSLKRSTAIPALPTAIAKNPPDDKQSR, from the coding sequence ATGGGCCTTACTAGCCCCCTGGTAATTGCCGATAAGTACCCATCCAAACCTATCAAAGCGATTGTTCCATTTGCCCCTGGTAGCGCCACAGACCAAATTGGGAGAGCCTGTGCCGCCAAGATAGCTGAATCCTTAGGTCAGCCAGTAGTCATTGAAAATAGACCAGGCGCTAATGGTTTGATCGGTGCAGACCTAGCGGCGAAATCCCCAGCCGATGGCTACACCTTACTTTTTGGAACAAACAGCACCAATGCGGCATTAAAAAGCTTGGTAAAGAATCTTCCATACAACCAAGATACCGCATTCACGCCTATCGGCTACTTTGGATCGGTACCACTCATTGTCGCCATCAATAATGATGTGCCCGCAACATCACTAAACGGTTTTGTTGCTCTTGCAAAAGCAGATCCTGGAAAAATGACTTTTGCTTACGCCAGCACATCACAACGCGTTTCCTCTGAAATGCTGGCAAATGCTGCCGGCATCAAAATGACTGGGGTTTCTTACAAGAGCAGGCCAAATGCAATGACTGATTTAATTGGCGGTCAAGTCAATATGTTTACTGCCGCCTTTGCCGTGACCTTACCTCAAGTTCGGGCTGGAAAAATTCGAGGGCTTACAGTGACTTCGCTTAAACGCTCCACCGCCATTCCTGCATTACCAACTGCAATAGCGAAAAATCCTCCGGACGATAAACAATCACGCTGA
- a CDS encoding TAXI family TRAP transporter solute-binding subunit, whose translation MNFIKRQIYNPMAIVAVFFMLLIILFGVLWILIPPPPKSTEMATGLPTGLYYQFGERLKAELAKDGVDLKVRSTGGTLDNLALLNDPKSGVDFGMVQGGVTNWVWYREDAFKGDGGQLKLLSQLKGKNVSIGNDGSGTLALVKDLLQASGITDKEIGAQKLKPDDAIVQLRSGELDAVFVVAAAETPILRKFYSVPGIRLMGFDQADAYTRNWPY comes from the coding sequence ATGAATTTCATTAAAAGACAAATTTACAACCCTATGGCTATAGTGGCAGTCTTTTTCATGCTGCTAATCATCCTTTTTGGAGTGCTGTGGATTCTGATACCCCCACCACCAAAATCAACTGAAATGGCTACCGGCTTGCCAACTGGCTTGTATTACCAATTTGGAGAACGTCTGAAAGCCGAATTAGCTAAAGACGGCGTGGACCTCAAGGTGCGCTCTACTGGCGGTACCCTGGATAATTTGGCGCTCTTAAATGATCCGAAATCGGGTGTTGATTTTGGGATGGTGCAGGGAGGAGTTACTAATTGGGTTTGGTATCGCGAAGATGCCTTCAAAGGTGATGGTGGTCAACTCAAACTATTAAGTCAGTTAAAAGGGAAAAACGTTTCGATTGGCAACGATGGAAGCGGCACACTGGCACTCGTCAAAGATTTGCTTCAGGCCAGTGGCATCACTGATAAAGAAATTGGCGCGCAGAAGCTTAAGCCGGATGATGCGATTGTTCAATTGAGAAGTGGTGAGTTAGATGCAGTATTTGTTGTGGCTGCGGCAGAGACGCCAATTCTAAGAAAGTTTTACTCTGTTCCAGGCATCCGTTTGATGGGTTTTGATCAGGCAGATGCCTACACTCGTAATTGGCCTTATTGA
- the ccmI gene encoding c-type cytochrome biogenesis protein CcmI produces MTSFLIPAFLLLVLVLVLLLRPFILPAKSKATSRRQMNAAIYREELDKLEAEHQSGVIASVDYAIAHAEMRQRLFQDTVEEDDREVAGSAKKTAIGLCVFIALLSSALYFSLGDVVRVAQKNSETPVTQEGVEKMVAEFAIKMEKDPGNLKGWAMLARSYRILGLNEDAAKAYARAGSFIDSDPQRLADYADVLASNANGSFVGKPLQLINQALKLDPNNLMALWLSGTASYNAGNYKAAVQVWGKLAQQFPPNTDEARAIQGSIAEARTKGGLTAPSPAATAGKAISGKIELSAELKLKIKRDDIVMVIARKLGERMPAAILKVPAANFPMSFTLNDALAMNPSAPLSRLSEVSIEVRISKTGMAKPEVGDLMSTVQTVKVGANNVRLLVDQVRQ; encoded by the coding sequence GTGACTAGCTTTTTGATTCCCGCTTTCCTGTTGCTCGTGTTGGTTTTGGTATTGCTTTTGCGTCCCTTTATTTTGCCGGCCAAGAGTAAAGCAACCTCACGTCGCCAGATGAACGCTGCCATCTATCGCGAGGAGCTCGATAAATTGGAAGCCGAGCATCAGAGCGGCGTAATTGCCTCTGTTGATTATGCAATCGCGCATGCAGAGATGCGCCAACGACTTTTTCAGGACACAGTTGAAGAAGATGATCGCGAGGTTGCTGGTTCCGCGAAGAAAACTGCCATTGGTCTTTGTGTCTTTATTGCCTTGCTGTCTTCGGCCCTCTATTTTTCTTTGGGTGACGTTGTTCGTGTAGCCCAGAAAAATTCTGAGACGCCTGTTACCCAAGAAGGTGTTGAAAAAATGGTGGCAGAATTTGCCATCAAAATGGAAAAGGATCCAGGCAACCTGAAAGGCTGGGCTATGCTTGCCCGCTCTTATCGCATTTTGGGTCTCAATGAAGATGCTGCCAAAGCTTATGCGCGGGCAGGTAGCTTTATTGATTCCGATCCACAGCGGTTGGCTGACTATGCGGATGTATTGGCAAGTAACGCGAACGGTAGCTTTGTTGGAAAGCCTCTGCAGTTAATTAACCAGGCTTTAAAACTGGACCCCAATAATTTGATGGCGCTCTGGCTTTCTGGGACGGCGTCTTATAACGCTGGAAACTACAAAGCAGCTGTACAGGTTTGGGGGAAATTGGCGCAACAGTTTCCGCCAAATACAGATGAAGCGCGCGCTATTCAAGGCTCTATTGCTGAGGCGCGCACTAAAGGCGGTCTTACCGCTCCAAGCCCTGCTGCTACGGCAGGTAAGGCAATCAGTGGCAAGATTGAGTTATCTGCTGAGCTGAAATTAAAAATTAAACGAGATGACATTGTGATGGTGATTGCTCGTAAGCTCGGTGAGCGCATGCCGGCCGCTATTTTAAAAGTGCCTGCCGCCAATTTTCCAATGAGCTTCACTTTGAATGATGCTTTGGCAATGAATCCAAGCGCGCCTTTGTCTCGGTTGTCTGAGGTCAGTATTGAGGTACGTATTTCGAAAACAGGAATGGCTAAGCCAGAGGTGGGGGATTTAATGTCCACTGTGCAGACGGTTAAAGTCGGCGCGAATAATGTGCGCCTACTGGTGGATCAAGTTCGCCAGTAA
- a CDS encoding cytochrome c-type biogenesis protein CcmH yields MMKPIVLAAVGVCSLGSVLANEAAPLVDDPVTEQRLISISEEMRCLVCQNESLAGSRSDLANDLRREIRILIKEGKSDDRIRSFMVERYGDFVLYRPPVKPVTWLLWIGPFAILAIGIAGLLMYLRRRNSSAPTAILTDADNQKIDALLNATGRKEG; encoded by the coding sequence ATGATGAAGCCAATTGTCTTGGCCGCGGTTGGTGTATGCAGTCTGGGTAGCGTCCTTGCTAATGAGGCTGCGCCACTAGTGGATGATCCGGTAACGGAGCAGCGCCTGATTAGCATTTCAGAAGAAATGCGTTGCTTGGTATGTCAAAACGAATCTTTGGCAGGCTCACGCTCTGATTTGGCGAATGATTTGCGTCGTGAAATTCGGATTCTGATTAAAGAAGGTAAGAGTGATGATCGGATCCGTTCCTTCATGGTTGAGCGTTACGGCGATTTCGTGCTTTATCGTCCACCTGTTAAGCCAGTGACCTGGCTGCTGTGGATTGGACCATTTGCTATTCTGGCGATTGGCATCGCTGGCTTATTGATGTATTTACGTCGTAGAAATAGTAGCGCTCCTACTGCAATCCTGACGGATGCGGATAATCAGAAAATCGATGCATTGCTGAATGCGACCGGTAGGAAAGAAGGATAA
- a CDS encoding DsbE family thiol:disulfide interchange protein translates to MKAKFLIPLILFFGLVVFLAIGLNRDPHEVPSPLINKAAPAFEISQLAEPGKTFSPARMKGRVWILNVWASWCVACREEHPVLGELAKSQMAPVIGLDYKDKREDALAMLAKQGNPYVLSAFDGNGRVGIDYGVYGVPETYIIDKTGVIRFKHIGPLTMDLLNQKIYPMLSELKK, encoded by the coding sequence ATGAAGGCAAAATTTTTAATTCCTCTGATTTTATTTTTTGGCCTAGTTGTTTTCTTGGCTATCGGATTGAATCGTGATCCTCACGAAGTGCCATCTCCCTTGATCAATAAAGCAGCTCCTGCGTTTGAGATTTCTCAATTGGCTGAGCCCGGCAAAACGTTTTCACCAGCTAGGATGAAGGGCCGGGTGTGGATTCTGAATGTGTGGGCATCCTGGTGTGTCGCCTGTCGTGAAGAGCATCCTGTTTTGGGCGAGCTAGCCAAATCGCAAATGGCGCCAGTGATTGGTTTGGATTACAAAGATAAGCGTGAGGATGCTTTAGCGATGTTGGCTAAACAAGGCAACCCTTATGTGCTCTCAGCATTTGATGGAAATGGCCGTGTTGGTATTGATTATGGGGTGTATGGAGTTCCAGAAACTTACATCATTGATAAAACAGGCGTGATTCGCTTTAAGCATATTGGCCCATTAACAATGGATTTGTTGAACCAAAAGATTTATCCCATGTTGAGCGAGCTCAAGAAATGA
- a CDS encoding heme lyase CcmF/NrfE family subunit — translation MIPEFGHYALVLALCIALIQGALPLLGAHYGRRDWLVLARPAAQTVFLLLAIAFGILAWSFYVNDFSVLYVAEHSNSQLPVIYRLGAVWVGHEGSLLLWIFLLATWTILVAQLSQELDDFMVARVIGVLGLVTSGLLLLVLTTSNPFERLLPAAQDGRSLNPLLQDPGLVFHPPMLYMGYVGFSVACAFAIASLLSGRLDSAWARWSRPWTTAAWVFLTLGIALGSWWAYYELGWGGWWFWDPVENASFIPWLVGTALLHSLAVTDKRGGFKSWTVLLAITAFSLSVLGTFLVRSGVLTSVHAFATDPRRGLFILIFLSLVVGSSLLLYAWRAPKSSMGGKFSLSSRETFILLGNVFLVVSAGSVLLGTLYPLLIDALHLGKISVGSPYFNSVFVPVMVPLLVLMGIGPWASWKQSNLISIIKRLWIAGLIALVAGIAIPLLMGQFTWLAGMGFVLAFWVIASGCMQILRQAKAGKPTRSFIGMQVAHLGIAVFVIGVTMVGAYQEEKDVRMSAGDTVMVGGYQIKLQGVNAARGPNYQAMRGTFLLSKDGGIPIRLYPEKRSYFSSTMPMTEAAIDAGLTRDIYVSLGEELGDQSWAVRVYYKPFVDWIWGGCLLMALGGVLAMSDKRYRLKLKSKLA, via the coding sequence ATGATTCCTGAGTTTGGGCATTACGCATTAGTTCTAGCGCTTTGCATTGCTCTGATTCAAGGGGCGTTGCCTCTACTCGGTGCGCACTATGGTCGCCGCGATTGGTTGGTTTTAGCAAGACCGGCTGCGCAAACAGTATTCCTATTATTAGCAATCGCTTTCGGAATATTGGCTTGGAGTTTTTACGTTAATGATTTCTCTGTGCTCTATGTTGCCGAGCATTCCAATTCCCAGTTGCCGGTGATCTATCGATTGGGTGCGGTTTGGGTTGGTCATGAAGGTTCGCTCTTATTGTGGATCTTCTTATTGGCTACCTGGACTATTTTGGTTGCGCAGCTTTCTCAAGAGTTGGATGACTTTATGGTGGCGCGCGTCATTGGCGTACTAGGGTTGGTCACTAGCGGCTTGTTGTTATTGGTATTAACAACTTCAAATCCATTTGAGCGTTTATTGCCTGCTGCGCAAGACGGTCGCTCCCTCAATCCACTTTTGCAAGATCCTGGTTTGGTATTTCATCCGCCGATGCTCTACATGGGCTATGTTGGCTTCTCGGTTGCCTGTGCTTTTGCGATTGCTTCTTTGTTGTCAGGTAGGCTGGACTCCGCATGGGCGCGTTGGTCGCGTCCTTGGACTACCGCTGCTTGGGTTTTTCTTACCCTCGGTATTGCTCTTGGCTCATGGTGGGCTTATTACGAATTAGGTTGGGGTGGCTGGTGGTTCTGGGATCCTGTAGAGAACGCTTCATTTATTCCTTGGCTTGTCGGCACGGCATTACTACATTCTTTGGCTGTTACTGACAAGCGCGGCGGCTTTAAGAGTTGGACTGTGCTCCTGGCGATCACCGCATTCTCTTTATCTGTGCTAGGCACATTTTTGGTTCGCTCCGGAGTATTGACCTCGGTGCATGCATTCGCCACTGATCCGAGGCGCGGTCTTTTTATTTTGATCTTCTTGTCGCTGGTAGTGGGCTCTTCTTTATTGCTTTACGCTTGGCGCGCGCCTAAGAGTTCAATGGGCGGTAAATTTAGCTTAAGCTCAAGAGAAACTTTTATTTTGTTGGGCAATGTTTTCTTGGTGGTTTCCGCTGGATCTGTTTTGCTTGGCACCTTATACCCTCTGCTGATTGATGCTTTGCATCTGGGCAAGATTTCTGTTGGGTCTCCTTACTTTAATAGCGTATTTGTTCCCGTCATGGTTCCTTTATTGGTGTTGATGGGTATTGGTCCTTGGGCAAGCTGGAAGCAAAGCAACTTAATCAGCATCATCAAGCGTTTGTGGATTGCTGGCCTCATTGCCTTGGTCGCGGGCATTGCCATTCCTTTGCTCATGGGCCAATTTACTTGGCTTGCAGGCATGGGTTTCGTATTGGCATTTTGGGTGATTGCATCGGGCTGTATGCAAATCCTGCGTCAAGCGAAAGCAGGTAAACCCACCCGCTCATTTATTGGGATGCAGGTGGCCCATTTGGGGATTGCCGTGTTTGTCATTGGCGTCACGATGGTAGGTGCGTATCAAGAAGAGAAAGACGTTCGCATGTCAGCGGGCGATACCGTGATGGTTGGTGGTTATCAAATTAAGTTGCAGGGTGTTAATGCGGCACGCGGCCCAAACTATCAGGCCATGCGCGGGACATTCTTGCTGTCAAAAGATGGCGGAATACCCATTCGTCTCTACCCTGAAAAGAGAAGCTATTTTTCTTCGACGATGCCAATGACGGAAGCGGCGATTGATGCTGGGCTGACACGTGACATTTATGTATCGCTTGGTGAAGAGTTGGGTGATCAATCATGGGCAGTACGTGTTTACTACAAGCCTTTCGTTGACTGGATTTGGGGCGGTTGCTTATTAATGGCTTTGGGCGGTGTATTGGCTATGTCAGATAAGCGTTATCGGCTGAAATTGAAGAGTAAGCTTGCATGA
- the ccmE gene encoding cytochrome c maturation protein CcmE, whose product MKPRYKRALIIVAALLVIGVAAMLILNAMNSNIALYVTPSEVAAGKAPQGRAFRIGGMVKDGSLKRDGLTVHFVITDMAKDIPVAYTGILPDLFKEGKGAVIQGRMNASGAFIASEVLAKHDENYMPPEAKYALDQAQKNGSAK is encoded by the coding sequence GTGAAGCCTAGATATAAACGCGCGTTAATTATTGTTGCCGCACTCCTGGTAATAGGGGTTGCTGCGATGCTGATCTTGAATGCTATGAATAGCAATATCGCTTTGTATGTCACCCCAAGTGAAGTGGCAGCCGGAAAAGCACCTCAGGGTCGGGCTTTTCGAATTGGCGGCATGGTGAAAGATGGTTCATTAAAGCGTGATGGCTTAACAGTGCACTTTGTGATTACCGATATGGCTAAAGATATTCCAGTCGCTTACACCGGCATTCTTCCCGATTTATTCAAAGAGGGTAAGGGCGCCGTAATCCAAGGTCGTATGAATGCCAGTGGGGCATTTATTGCTAGCGAGGTTCTGGCAAAGCATGATGAAAATTATATGCCTCCTGAGGCTAAATACGCCTTAGATCAAGCGCAAAAAAATGGAAGTGCTAAATGA
- the ccmD gene encoding heme exporter protein CcmD — MWNSPAEFFAMGGYALYVWCSFGVCTLVLVLEPLFVRARFRAIVRQLKQEQLAEQFDKEIGK, encoded by the coding sequence ATGTGGAATAGTCCAGCTGAGTTTTTTGCTATGGGCGGTTACGCGCTTTATGTTTGGTGCAGTTTTGGTGTTTGCACACTGGTTTTGGTATTGGAGCCTTTATTTGTACGCGCTCGCTTTAGAGCGATCGTGCGCCAGTTAAAGCAAGAACAATTAGCAGAGCAGTTTGATAAAGAGATTGGTAAGTGA
- the ccmC gene encoding heme ABC transporter permease CcmC: MSQINSFSNHRLINWFKLSSPNTFYPVAGKLIPLFWVLTFLFGAAGLWVSFFGAPVDAVQGQGYRIIFIHVPASWMSLFIYLVMAAWAGLGLIFNTRLSAMMAKALAPIGAWMAFLSLWTGAFWGKPMWGAWWVWDARLTSELILLFLYLGFIALQSSIDDPRRADKASAILALVGVVNVPIIYFSVKWWNTLHQGASVSLTKAPAMAQAMLWGMLLMALCLWMYTIAVALMRVRTIILEREAHADWVRQFIEVRS; this comes from the coding sequence ATGAGTCAGATCAATTCTTTTTCTAACCACCGCTTGATTAACTGGTTTAAGTTATCTAGCCCAAACACCTTTTATCCGGTGGCGGGCAAGCTCATTCCTTTATTTTGGGTTTTGACCTTCTTGTTTGGCGCTGCTGGTTTGTGGGTGAGTTTCTTTGGGGCGCCAGTCGATGCAGTGCAAGGACAGGGCTACCGTATTATTTTTATTCACGTACCTGCTTCGTGGATGTCGCTGTTCATTTATTTGGTGATGGCTGCATGGGCAGGGCTCGGGCTCATTTTTAATACCCGTTTATCCGCCATGATGGCGAAAGCGCTGGCACCCATAGGCGCGTGGATGGCATTTTTATCTTTATGGACTGGTGCCTTTTGGGGCAAGCCGATGTGGGGTGCTTGGTGGGTTTGGGATGCGCGCCTCACTTCAGAGTTAATCCTTTTATTTTTGTATTTAGGCTTTATTGCGCTACAGTCGTCTATCGACGATCCTCGTCGTGCTGATAAGGCTAGCGCTATCTTGGCATTAGTCGGCGTAGTTAACGTGCCAATTATTTATTTTTCAGTGAAGTGGTGGAATACCTTGCATCAAGGCGCATCGGTTTCTCTCACTAAGGCGCCAGCGATGGCTCAAGCCATGCTTTGGGGAATGCTATTGATGGCATTATGCCTTTGGATGTACACCATTGCGGTTGCCTTAATGCGTGTAAGGACAATCATTTTGGAGCGTGAAGCTCATGCTGATTGGGTGAGACAATTCATTGAGGTGAGAAGCTGA
- the ccmB gene encoding heme exporter protein CcmB translates to MKALLAIIRRDLLLVMRRKSEVLTALFFFVVVTSLFPLGIGADPALFRKMAPGVLWVAALLSTLLGLHRMFAADYQDGTLEQLVLSPQSLVLLVTGKIIAHWMVCDLPLVLLAPIIGIQFDLDVSSLYVLMGTLLLGTPVLSLLGSIGAALTLGVSGGSVLLSLLILPLFIPVLIFGAGAVYANSVGLDASGHFSLLGALLILALAFVPWVSSAAVKIAIE, encoded by the coding sequence ATGAAGGCCTTGCTAGCAATTATTCGTCGCGATTTGTTGCTGGTAATGCGCCGTAAGAGCGAGGTGCTTACCGCTTTATTCTTTTTTGTGGTGGTCACCAGCTTGTTTCCTTTGGGAATAGGTGCTGATCCCGCTTTATTCCGAAAAATGGCGCCAGGCGTTCTTTGGGTTGCCGCTCTGTTATCTACCTTATTGGGTTTGCATCGGATGTTTGCGGCAGACTATCAAGACGGCACATTGGAGCAGCTTGTTTTATCCCCTCAGTCCCTAGTGTTGCTGGTGACTGGAAAAATCATTGCCCATTGGATGGTGTGCGACTTACCACTCGTACTCTTAGCTCCGATTATCGGTATTCAGTTTGATCTGGATGTCAGCTCTTTGTATGTGCTGATGGGTACCCTGTTATTGGGTACGCCAGTGCTATCCTTGCTAGGTTCGATTGGCGCGGCATTGACCTTGGGGGTCAGTGGTGGAAGTGTGTTGCTCAGTTTGTTAATACTTCCTCTGTTTATTCCTGTACTTATTTTTGGCGCTGGTGCTGTTTATGCGAATAGTGTGGGTTTAGATGCTTCAGGTCATTTTTCCTTGCTAGGTGCATTATTGATTTTGGCTTTAGCATTTGTTCCTTGGGTAAGTAGTGCCGCTGTCAAGATTGCGATTGAATGA
- the ccmA gene encoding cytochrome c biogenesis heme-transporting ATPase CcmA, with product MTVDTYSPSNNPHFRLEARTLCCIRGARHLFQDLDLTISSGECLHVRGENGVGKTSLLRLLTGLSTPEAGMILWNGQAIAKDVSNYHRELLFLGHRDALKEDLTALENIQFYAALDGIELSDEKALAALWRFGLRAREHLPVSCLSAGQKRRVLMARMLTRQAKLWILDEPCNALDIHAVQALQGLIVEHIEQGGLVILTSHQEVSLPQVRTLDL from the coding sequence ATGACAGTTGACACTTATTCCCCTTCAAACAATCCGCATTTCAGGCTTGAAGCTCGTACGCTTTGCTGTATTCGGGGTGCAAGACACCTATTCCAGGATCTCGATTTAACGATTTCAAGTGGGGAATGTTTGCATGTGCGTGGTGAGAATGGCGTTGGGAAAACTAGCCTCTTAAGGTTGCTGACAGGGTTGTCCACACCAGAGGCTGGGATGATTTTGTGGAATGGCCAAGCTATTGCAAAAGACGTCTCTAACTATCATCGTGAGCTTTTGTTTTTAGGGCATCGCGATGCCCTAAAAGAAGATCTCACTGCGCTAGAAAATATTCAGTTTTATGCGGCGCTGGATGGTATTGAGTTGTCAGATGAGAAGGCCCTAGCTGCTCTCTGGCGTTTTGGATTGCGCGCGCGTGAGCACCTGCCGGTGAGTTGTTTATCGGCCGGACAAAAGCGTCGCGTTTTGATGGCCCGCATGCTGACGCGTCAAGCAAAGTTATGGATTTTGGATGAGCCATGCAATGCGCTGGATATCCATGCGGTGCAGGCATTGCAAGGGTTAATAGTAGAACATATCGAGCAAGGTGGTTTGGTGATCTTAACTAGCCATCAAGAAGTCAGCCTTCCACAGGTGAGGACGCTCGATCTATGA
- a CDS encoding YceI family protein: MASKLLIALFAAVGLSSAFAATTTYTADANHTFAQFEYNHLGFSNQTSRFNTVAGTVTIDQAAKKGSADITIDTKSVDTGSTVFNSHIQSEDFLSTTQCPTASFQSNDMIFKGEKPVALKGVLTLKGVSKPVTLKITHFECKKHPMTGAEYCGANAETKMKRTEFNMGKYAPHVGDDVTILIAIEASKQD, encoded by the coding sequence ATGGCATCAAAATTACTGATCGCTTTATTTGCAGCTGTTGGTCTTAGCTCGGCTTTTGCTGCGACAACAACTTACACTGCTGATGCAAATCACACCTTCGCACAGTTTGAATACAACCACTTAGGTTTTTCAAATCAAACTAGTCGTTTTAATACTGTCGCAGGTACAGTGACTATTGACCAAGCGGCTAAAAAAGGAAGCGCTGATATCACGATTGATACCAAGTCTGTCGATACAGGATCCACAGTATTTAATAGCCATATTCAGAGCGAAGACTTTTTGTCGACCACCCAATGTCCGACTGCTAGCTTTCAATCAAACGATATGATTTTTAAAGGTGAGAAGCCAGTTGCCTTAAAAGGCGTATTGACATTGAAAGGTGTGAGCAAGCCTGTTACTTTAAAAATTACTCACTTTGAGTGCAAAAAACATCCAATGACTGGAGCGGAGTATTGTGGCGCTAATGCTGAAACCAAAATGAAGCGTACAGAATTCAATATGGGTAAATATGCTCCGCACGTAGGTGACGATGTCACGATTTTGATCGCTATTGAGGCGTCTAAACAAGACTAA
- a CDS encoding YceI family protein codes for MKSNFYLRVSSALKAFLMIVIFGVASSSYAMEYSSIDSAKSQITFTSKLMGSKISGGFGKFSGKISFNPDEPEKAKANLVIDIASFNAGGDELQEEAKGKDWFSTKLFPTASYATDSVKVTGSNSLDIRGTLTIKGKTVSLLIAVKYQPHGKQMVFDANFQVLRLDFGLGAGNWADTSAVANEVPVNVRLVLNQK; via the coding sequence ATGAAAAGTAATTTTTACTTACGAGTTTCATCAGCGCTTAAAGCATTTTTGATGATTGTGATTTTTGGAGTGGCAAGTTCTTCGTATGCGATGGAGTATTCATCGATCGATTCTGCAAAAAGCCAAATTACTTTTACCAGTAAGTTGATGGGCTCCAAGATATCCGGGGGTTTTGGAAAGTTTTCTGGGAAGATTTCATTTAATCCAGATGAACCTGAAAAAGCCAAAGCTAATCTCGTCATTGATATTGCCAGCTTTAATGCGGGTGGCGATGAGCTGCAAGAAGAGGCAAAAGGAAAGGATTGGTTTAGTACAAAGCTGTTTCCTACTGCTAGCTATGCGACTGATTCGGTCAAGGTAACAGGCTCTAATAGCTTGGATATCCGCGGGACATTAACCATTAAGGGCAAAACTGTTTCGCTATTGATTGCCGTGAAATATCAGCCACACGGTAAGCAAATGGTGTTTGACGCCAACTTTCAGGTGCTGAGATTGGATTTTGGTTTGGGTGCTGGTAATTGGGCTGACACCTCTGCAGTTGCTAATGAAGTCCCCGTGAATGTGCGCTTAGTCTTAAATCAAAAATAG